The Narcine bancroftii isolate sNarBan1 chromosome 11, sNarBan1.hap1, whole genome shotgun sequence genome has a window encoding:
- the kcnd2 gene encoding A-type voltage-gated potassium channel KCND2 isoform X3 has translation MAAGVAAWLPFARAAAIGWMPVASHPMPAAPSQRKRPQDGLVILNVSGRRFQTWRSTLERYPDTLLGSSEKDFFYNDEIREYFFDRDPDIFRSILNFYRTGKLHYPRHECISAYDEELSFFGIIPEIIGDCCYEEYKDRKRENVERILDDAEDELSSENRLPSLTTRQKVWRAFENPHTSTLALVLYYVTGFFIAVSVMANVAETVPCGALPGSVRELPCGERYALAFFCLDTACVMIFTIEYLLRLVAAPSRYRFVRSVMSIIDVVAIMPYYIGLVMTDNEDVSGAFVTLRVFRVFRIFKFSRHSQGLRILGYTLKSCASELGFLLFSLTMAIIIFATVMFYAEKGSAATKFTSIPAAFWYTIVTMTTLG, from the coding sequence ATGGCCGCGGGGGTAGCAGCCTGGCTGCCGTTCGCCCGGGCGGCGGCGATCGGCTGGATGCCGGTGGCCAGCCACCCCATGCCCGCCGCCCCCAGCCAGCGCAAGCGGCCGCAGGACGGGCTGGTCATCCTGAACGTGAGCGGCAGGCGCTTCCAGACGTGGCGGAGCACCCTGGAGAGGTACCCCGACACCTTGCTGGGCAGCTCGGAGAAGGACTTCTTCTACAACGACGAGATCCGGGAGTACTTCTTCGACCGGGACCCGGACATCTTCCGGAGTATCTTGAATTTCTACCGCACCGGCAAGCTCCACTACCCGAGGCACGAGTGCATCTCGGCGTACGACGAGGAGCTCTCCTTCTTCGGCATCATCCCCGAGATCATCGGCGACTGCTGCTACGAGGAGTACAAGGACCGAAAGCGCGAAAACGTCGAGCGCATCCTGGACGACGCCGAGGACGAGCTGAGCAGCGAGAACCGCCTGCCGTCCCTGACGACGCGCCAGAAGGTGTGGCGCGCCTTCGAGAACCCGCACACCAGCACCCTGGCGCTCGTGCTCTACTACGTCACCGGCTTCTTCATCGCCGTCTCGGTCATGGCCAACGTGGCGGAGACGGTGCCGTGCGGCGCCCTGCCGGGCAGCGTGCGCGAGCTGCCGTGCGGCGAGCGCTACGCCTTGGCCTTCTTTTGCCTCGACACGGCCTGCGTCATGATCTTCACCATCGAGTACCTGCTCCGCCTCGTGGCGGCCCCCAGCCGCTACCGCTTCGTCCGCAGCGTCATGAGCATCATCGACGTGGTGGCCATCATGCCCTACTACATCGGGCTGGTGATGACGGACAACGAGGACGTCAGCGGCGCCTTCGTCACCCTGCGGGTCTTCCGGGTCTTCCGGATATTTAAATTCTCCCGCCATTCGCAGGGCCTGCGCATCCTGGGCTACACCCTCAAGAGCTGCGCCTCGGAGCTCGGCTTCCTCCTGTTCTCCCTCACCATGGCCATTATCATCTTCGCCACGGTTATGTTTTACGCCGAGAAGGGCTCCGCTGCCACCAAGTTCACCAGCATCCCAGCTGCTTTCTGGTACACCATTGTCACCATGACCACTCTGGGGTAA
- the kcnd2 gene encoding A-type voltage-gated potassium channel KCND2 isoform X2 — MAAGVAAWLPFARAAAIGWMPVASHPMPAAPSQRKRPQDGLVILNVSGRRFQTWRSTLERYPDTLLGSSEKDFFYNDEIREYFFDRDPDIFRSILNFYRTGKLHYPRHECISAYDEELSFFGIIPEIIGDCCYEEYKDRKRENVERILDDAEDELSSENRLPSLTTRQKVWRAFENPHTSTLALVLYYVTGFFIAVSVMANVAETVPCGALPGSVRELPCGERYALAFFCLDTACVMIFTIEYLLRLVAAPSRYRFVRSVMSIIDVVAIMPYYIGLVMTDNEDVSGAFVTLRVFRVFRIFKFSRHSQGLRILGYTLKSCASELGFLLFSLTMAIIIFATVMFYAEKGSAATKFTSIPAAFWYTIVTMTTLGRIGRSFLGPLASVKGVYV, encoded by the coding sequence ATGGCCGCGGGGGTAGCAGCCTGGCTGCCGTTCGCCCGGGCGGCGGCGATCGGCTGGATGCCGGTGGCCAGCCACCCCATGCCCGCCGCCCCCAGCCAGCGCAAGCGGCCGCAGGACGGGCTGGTCATCCTGAACGTGAGCGGCAGGCGCTTCCAGACGTGGCGGAGCACCCTGGAGAGGTACCCCGACACCTTGCTGGGCAGCTCGGAGAAGGACTTCTTCTACAACGACGAGATCCGGGAGTACTTCTTCGACCGGGACCCGGACATCTTCCGGAGTATCTTGAATTTCTACCGCACCGGCAAGCTCCACTACCCGAGGCACGAGTGCATCTCGGCGTACGACGAGGAGCTCTCCTTCTTCGGCATCATCCCCGAGATCATCGGCGACTGCTGCTACGAGGAGTACAAGGACCGAAAGCGCGAAAACGTCGAGCGCATCCTGGACGACGCCGAGGACGAGCTGAGCAGCGAGAACCGCCTGCCGTCCCTGACGACGCGCCAGAAGGTGTGGCGCGCCTTCGAGAACCCGCACACCAGCACCCTGGCGCTCGTGCTCTACTACGTCACCGGCTTCTTCATCGCCGTCTCGGTCATGGCCAACGTGGCGGAGACGGTGCCGTGCGGCGCCCTGCCGGGCAGCGTGCGCGAGCTGCCGTGCGGCGAGCGCTACGCCTTGGCCTTCTTTTGCCTCGACACGGCCTGCGTCATGATCTTCACCATCGAGTACCTGCTCCGCCTCGTGGCGGCCCCCAGCCGCTACCGCTTCGTCCGCAGCGTCATGAGCATCATCGACGTGGTGGCCATCATGCCCTACTACATCGGGCTGGTGATGACGGACAACGAGGACGTCAGCGGCGCCTTCGTCACCCTGCGGGTCTTCCGGGTCTTCCGGATATTTAAATTCTCCCGCCATTCGCAGGGCCTGCGCATCCTGGGCTACACCCTCAAGAGCTGCGCCTCGGAGCTCGGCTTCCTCCTGTTCTCCCTCACCATGGCCATTATCATCTTCGCCACGGTTATGTTTTACGCCGAGAAGGGCTCCGCTGCCACCAAGTTCACCAGCATCCCAGCTGCTTTCTGGTACACCATTGTCACCATGACCACTCTGGG
- the kcnd2 gene encoding A-type voltage-gated potassium channel KCND2 isoform X1 translates to MAAGVAAWLPFARAAAIGWMPVASHPMPAAPSQRKRPQDGLVILNVSGRRFQTWRSTLERYPDTLLGSSEKDFFYNDEIREYFFDRDPDIFRSILNFYRTGKLHYPRHECISAYDEELSFFGIIPEIIGDCCYEEYKDRKRENVERILDDAEDELSSENRLPSLTTRQKVWRAFENPHTSTLALVLYYVTGFFIAVSVMANVAETVPCGALPGSVRELPCGERYALAFFCLDTACVMIFTIEYLLRLVAAPSRYRFVRSVMSIIDVVAIMPYYIGLVMTDNEDVSGAFVTLRVFRVFRIFKFSRHSQGLRILGYTLKSCASELGFLLFSLTMAIIIFATVMFYAEKGSAATKFTSIPAAFWYTIVTMTTLGIVFYSKHHYDIISQLGRRKD, encoded by the coding sequence ATGGCCGCGGGGGTAGCAGCCTGGCTGCCGTTCGCCCGGGCGGCGGCGATCGGCTGGATGCCGGTGGCCAGCCACCCCATGCCCGCCGCCCCCAGCCAGCGCAAGCGGCCGCAGGACGGGCTGGTCATCCTGAACGTGAGCGGCAGGCGCTTCCAGACGTGGCGGAGCACCCTGGAGAGGTACCCCGACACCTTGCTGGGCAGCTCGGAGAAGGACTTCTTCTACAACGACGAGATCCGGGAGTACTTCTTCGACCGGGACCCGGACATCTTCCGGAGTATCTTGAATTTCTACCGCACCGGCAAGCTCCACTACCCGAGGCACGAGTGCATCTCGGCGTACGACGAGGAGCTCTCCTTCTTCGGCATCATCCCCGAGATCATCGGCGACTGCTGCTACGAGGAGTACAAGGACCGAAAGCGCGAAAACGTCGAGCGCATCCTGGACGACGCCGAGGACGAGCTGAGCAGCGAGAACCGCCTGCCGTCCCTGACGACGCGCCAGAAGGTGTGGCGCGCCTTCGAGAACCCGCACACCAGCACCCTGGCGCTCGTGCTCTACTACGTCACCGGCTTCTTCATCGCCGTCTCGGTCATGGCCAACGTGGCGGAGACGGTGCCGTGCGGCGCCCTGCCGGGCAGCGTGCGCGAGCTGCCGTGCGGCGAGCGCTACGCCTTGGCCTTCTTTTGCCTCGACACGGCCTGCGTCATGATCTTCACCATCGAGTACCTGCTCCGCCTCGTGGCGGCCCCCAGCCGCTACCGCTTCGTCCGCAGCGTCATGAGCATCATCGACGTGGTGGCCATCATGCCCTACTACATCGGGCTGGTGATGACGGACAACGAGGACGTCAGCGGCGCCTTCGTCACCCTGCGGGTCTTCCGGGTCTTCCGGATATTTAAATTCTCCCGCCATTCGCAGGGCCTGCGCATCCTGGGCTACACCCTCAAGAGCTGCGCCTCGGAGCTCGGCTTCCTCCTGTTCTCCCTCACCATGGCCATTATCATCTTCGCCACGGTTATGTTTTACGCCGAGAAGGGCTCCGCTGCCACCAAGTTCACCAGCATCCCAGCTGCTTTCTGGTACACCATTGTCACCATGACCACTCTGGG